The genomic region CAATTCTCTCTTACAAAATTGCAAAACCCTGAAACAAATCAAACAAATTCAATCGATTATTTGCAAATCTGGGTTCGAAACAGACCCTCTAATTTCCGGAAAATTCATCTTAAATTGCGCGATTTCAGTCCCAAATTCGGTAAGTTATGCTTTTAAATTTCTCTCATATCTTCAATTTCCTGATTCATTTATGTACAATGCCGTCATTCGAGGTTTTTCCGAGTCAGATACCCCCAAAGATGCGATCTTTACATTTATTGAAATGCGTAGAAAGTCGATTTTTCCTGATAGTTTTTCTTTCGCTTTTGCGAGTAAAAGCGCGGCTAATTTGAGGGATTTGAGAGTCGGGTTTCAGGTTCATTGTCAATCGTTGGTCTTTGGGTTTAATACCCATCTTTTTGTTGGGACTACATTGACTAGTATGTATGGGGAATGTGGGGTAATTGAGTATGCACGgaaggtgtttgatgaaatgtctgTGAGAAATGTAGTCGCGTGGAATGCGTTATTGACGGCTTGTTTTCGATGTGGGGATTTGAGGTATGGGGAGGAAGTGTTTGATCAAATGCCGGTTTTGGATTCGACATCTTGGAATGTGATGTTGGTTAAGTATGTTAAGGCGGGTGAGATTAAGTTTGCGAAGGAGTTGTTTGAGAAGATTCCTGTTAAGGATGATGTGTCATGGAGCACTATGATTCATGGGTTTGTACAAAGTGGGAATTTTGAAGAGGCATTTACGTTTTTCCGGGAGATGAGGAAATTGTGTTTTGTTCCGAATGAGGCGAGCTTGACAAGTGTTTTATCTGCGTGTGCTCAAACTGGGGCGTTCGAGAGTAGTCGAATTTTGCACGGATTTTTGGAGAAGGGTGGGTTTTGTGGGATAGTTTCTGTGAGTAATGCGCTTCTTGATGCTTACGCAAAATGTGGAAACATTGGAATGGCTAAATTGGTGTTTAGTGCTTTGCGTGAGAAGACTTGCGTAGTTTCTTGGACCTCGATGATTGCCGGCCTTGCTATGCATGGATATGGTGAGGAAGCCATTAATCTTTTCGGTGAGTTGGAAAAATGCGGAATACTTCCCGATGAAGCCACATTTGTTTCTGTTCTTTATTCTTGTAGTCATGCAGGTCTTGTTCAACAAGGATGCGAGTATTTTCATAAGATGAAAGATGTTTATGGTTTAGAACCTTCTATTGAGCACTACGGATGCATGGTTGATCTCTATGGAAGAGCTGGTTTACTTCAGAAAGCATATGATTTTATAttacaattgcatttgaatgactGCACGACTTTGTGGCGGATTCTTCTAGGTGCTTGCAGTATACATGGTAATATTGAAATGGCAGAGGAAGTAAAATCGAGGATTTCTGAATTTGAACCTCGAGATTTTGGAGATCATGTACTGTTATCAAATATTTATGCGACTAAAGGGAAATGGAAAGACGCAGCTGCTATGAGAAGATCGATGAGCAGTTTAGGGATCAAGAAAAAGCCTGGTTGGAGTATCATTGAGGTTGGCAAGACAATGTATACTTTTGTTGCTGGTGGTGAGCGGGATGAGATAAGTGAACTAGCTTATCAAAAGCTTAAGGAAATAATGCTTAGGATTAAGGTTGAAGGTGGTTATGTTCCACAGACGGACAATGTTTTATATGATGTGGGAGAGGAGGAAAAAGAGTATGCATTGTCTAGGCATAGTGAGAAGCTTGCGGTGGCATTTGGCATGCTTAGATTGTCCGAAGGAAGTGTCATAAGGGTTGTGAAGAATTTGAGGATTTGTAGCGATTGCCATACAGTAATGAAATTAGTCTCAAAAATCTATTCCTTGGAAATCGTAATCAGAGATAGAAGCCGATTCCACACTTTCAATGGCGGAGTATGTACATGTAGAGATTACTGGTGATTATTTGTTATCAAATGGAACGAATTGTGGAGGTGAGTGTCATTTCTGTTATCCATTATTGTATACTAATGTTCCTTAAGCAGTTGTCAGTTTATGTGCCAGCTATATTATCTGAAATACTGAAATATGTAGTCCGAACTGTTTAATTGGACATAATTCATGTGAAACAACATGTTAATTATTTTTATGGTTTCAGACTATCTTATCTTATGACTGTTTGGGATACTGAATGTAAATCAATATGTAGACCTGAACTTCGGTTCTGCAAGAATCAAGAATCAAGAATCTAACCTGAATCAAACCCATGACCAC from Silene latifolia isolate original U9 population chromosome 3, ASM4854445v1, whole genome shotgun sequence harbors:
- the LOC141646602 gene encoding pentatricopeptide repeat-containing protein At1g74630, with the translated sequence MSYYYTEKLCNSLLQNCKTLKQIKQIQSIICKSGFETDPLISGKFILNCAISVPNSVSYAFKFLSYLQFPDSFMYNAVIRGFSESDTPKDAIFTFIEMRRKSIFPDSFSFAFASKSAANLRDLRVGFQVHCQSLVFGFNTHLFVGTTLTSMYGECGVIEYARKVFDEMSVRNVVAWNALLTACFRCGDLRYGEEVFDQMPVLDSTSWNVMLVKYVKAGEIKFAKELFEKIPVKDDVSWSTMIHGFVQSGNFEEAFTFFREMRKLCFVPNEASLTSVLSACAQTGAFESSRILHGFLEKGGFCGIVSVSNALLDAYAKCGNIGMAKLVFSALREKTCVVSWTSMIAGLAMHGYGEEAINLFGELEKCGILPDEATFVSVLYSCSHAGLVQQGCEYFHKMKDVYGLEPSIEHYGCMVDLYGRAGLLQKAYDFILQLHLNDCTTLWRILLGACSIHGNIEMAEEVKSRISEFEPRDFGDHVLLSNIYATKGKWKDAAAMRRSMSSLGIKKKPGWSIIEVGKTMYTFVAGGERDEISELAYQKLKEIMLRIKVEGGYVPQTDNVLYDVGEEEKEYALSRHSEKLAVAFGMLRLSEGSVIRVVKNLRICSDCHTVMKLVSKIYSLEIVIRDRSRFHTFNGGVCTCRDYW